A genome region from Natronosalvus rutilus includes the following:
- a CDS encoding HAD family hydrolase gives MRAVLFDMDGVLVDSEDYWVTLEREELLPQVVPDQDVAVAEITGMNYREIYDYLDAEYETAVSREEFLDLFETAAETLYRDRVALLEGTHDLLDELEERGVPRAIVSSSPHDWIDIVLKRFDLADRFDAVVSAEEIDGPGKPEPDVFEYAAAELGVEPGECVVLEDSEHGIRAAARAGTTCIAYEIEAHDDVDYSPADAVVDSPLELRDAVLERVQGAPR, from the coding sequence ATGCGCGCCGTACTCTTCGACATGGACGGGGTCCTCGTCGACTCCGAGGACTACTGGGTCACCCTCGAGCGCGAAGAACTTCTCCCGCAGGTCGTCCCCGACCAGGACGTCGCTGTCGCCGAAATCACCGGGATGAACTACCGCGAGATCTACGACTACCTCGATGCGGAGTACGAGACTGCGGTCTCCCGCGAGGAGTTCCTGGACCTGTTCGAAACCGCCGCCGAAACCCTCTACCGCGACCGCGTCGCCCTCCTCGAGGGTACTCACGATCTGCTCGACGAACTCGAGGAGCGGGGCGTCCCGCGAGCCATCGTCTCCTCGTCGCCCCACGACTGGATCGACATCGTCCTGAAGCGCTTCGACCTCGCGGATCGGTTCGACGCGGTCGTCAGCGCCGAAGAAATCGACGGGCCGGGCAAGCCGGAACCTGACGTCTTCGAGTACGCTGCGGCCGAACTCGGCGTCGAACCCGGGGAGTGCGTCGTCCTCGAGGACTCCGAGCACGGAATCCGCGCGGCAGCCCGTGCGGGGACGACCTGCATCGCCTACGAAATCGAGGCTCACGACGACGTCGATTACTCGCCTGCCGACGCGGTTGTCGACAGCCCACTCGAGTTGCGCGATGCGGTCCTCGAGCGGGTTCAGGGTGCCCCTCGTTGA
- a CDS encoding ABC transporter ATP-binding protein — protein sequence MNAIEVTNVTKRFGDVTALNDLSLTVEDGEIFGFLGPNGAGKSTTINLLLDFIRPTDGTVSVLGMDAQEDSKAIRQRLGVLPEGFTTYDRLTGRQHLEFAIESKDATEEPDMLFERVGLSPEEGDRKAGGYSKGMSQRLLFAMALVGDPDMLILDEPSTGLDPNGAREMRQLIREENDRGTTIFFSSHILEQVEAVCDRVGIIRNGEMVAVDSVEGLRDSVSTASQLRIETDRITEPALEAVRALEGVERAEVLESGSDGAVVAVETTGSKTAVLGALEDAGIVVEDFSTAEASLEDVFQRYTGVTA from the coding sequence ATGAACGCAATCGAGGTCACGAACGTCACGAAGCGATTCGGTGACGTCACCGCCCTGAACGACCTCTCTCTGACCGTCGAAGACGGCGAAATCTTCGGTTTCCTGGGACCGAACGGGGCCGGCAAGTCGACGACGATCAACCTCCTCCTTGACTTCATCCGCCCAACCGATGGCACCGTCTCCGTACTCGGGATGGACGCCCAGGAGGACAGCAAGGCGATCAGACAGCGCCTCGGCGTCCTCCCCGAGGGGTTCACAACCTACGACCGCCTCACCGGTCGTCAGCACCTCGAGTTCGCCATCGAGTCCAAGGACGCGACCGAGGAGCCGGACATGTTGTTCGAACGAGTTGGCCTCTCGCCGGAGGAAGGCGACCGTAAGGCCGGCGGCTACTCGAAGGGGATGTCCCAGCGGCTTCTGTTCGCGATGGCCCTCGTCGGTGACCCGGACATGCTGATCCTCGACGAGCCCTCCACCGGCCTCGACCCCAACGGCGCCCGCGAAATGCGCCAGCTCATCCGCGAGGAGAACGACCGCGGGACGACCATCTTCTTCTCGAGTCACATCTTAGAGCAGGTCGAGGCGGTCTGTGACCGCGTCGGAATCATCCGAAACGGCGAGATGGTCGCCGTCGACAGCGTCGAGGGACTACGAGACTCTGTCTCGACGGCCAGCCAGTTGCGAATCGAGACCGACCGGATCACCGAACCCGCCCTCGAGGCCGTCCGCGCGCTCGAGGGGGTCGAACGCGCCGAGGTCCTCGAGTCCGGGTCGGACGGGGCGGTCGTCGCCGTCGAGACGACGGGCTCGAAGACGGCGGTGCTCGGCGCGCTCGAGGACGCCGGTATCGTCGTGGAGGACTTCTCGACGGCGGAGGCGTCGCTCGAGGACGTCTTCCAGCGGTACACGGGGGTGACGGCATGA
- a CDS encoding AAA family ATPase, giving the protein MYVIGTVGLPGSGKGEAATVARERGIPVVTMGDVVRQETTDRELDPSKDHGTVAQALREENGPAAIAERSLPMLEDRLEDHEGVLVDGIRSGTEVDVFEERFGEDFTLVSIEAPFDLRRERVVDRGRDADEDDGGEGLETRDERERGFGMDDAMARADVVVENTESLEAFRSQVSEVLEAAEGTDDEAVEESRGVEPVGEVEDAEDVEDTEPTLESEP; this is encoded by the coding sequence ATGTACGTTATCGGAACCGTCGGACTCCCGGGAAGCGGCAAGGGCGAGGCCGCGACGGTCGCCCGCGAGCGAGGAATCCCGGTCGTCACGATGGGCGACGTGGTTCGACAGGAGACCACCGACAGGGAACTCGACCCCAGCAAGGACCACGGGACGGTCGCTCAGGCGCTTCGGGAGGAAAACGGCCCCGCCGCCATCGCCGAACGGTCGCTCCCGATGCTCGAGGACCGCCTCGAGGACCACGAGGGCGTCCTCGTCGACGGCATTCGGTCCGGCACCGAGGTCGACGTCTTCGAGGAGCGCTTCGGCGAGGACTTCACGCTCGTGAGCATCGAGGCCCCCTTCGACCTCCGTCGCGAACGCGTCGTCGACCGCGGCCGAGACGCCGACGAGGACGACGGCGGCGAGGGGCTCGAGACCCGGGACGAGCGCGAACGCGGCTTCGGGATGGACGACGCGATGGCACGCGCGGACGTCGTCGTCGAGAACACCGAGAGCCTCGAGGCGTTTCGGTCGCAGGTCAGCGAGGTGCTCGAGGCGGCCGAGGGGACTGACGACGAGGCCGTCGAAGAATCCCGAGGTGTCGAACCTGTGGGAGAGGTCGAAGATGCTGAAGACGTCGAAGATACCGAACCAACCCTCGAATCCGAACCCTGA
- a CDS encoding RNA-binding domain-containing protein has protein sequence MTTLYRVDVEITAPVNDTEVTSRVEDAIRNLFPNAEPDERFGEVTATVHSMEHFSKQLHRQEILDTARGEFFSSREGDTFHFALKKQAAFEGRVNFSVGEPDELGEIAVRVRVEEPSLEAYVDHVAPRTEDGRPVDSS, from the coding sequence ATGACGACACTCTACCGCGTCGACGTCGAAATCACTGCCCCCGTCAACGACACGGAGGTCACGAGCCGGGTCGAAGACGCCATCAGGAACCTGTTTCCGAACGCCGAGCCCGACGAACGGTTCGGCGAGGTGACGGCGACGGTCCACTCCATGGAGCACTTCTCGAAACAACTACACCGCCAGGAGATTCTGGATACGGCCCGTGGCGAGTTCTTCTCGAGCCGCGAGGGCGACACGTTTCACTTCGCGCTGAAGAAGCAGGCGGCGTTCGAGGGACGCGTGAACTTCTCGGTTGGCGAGCCCGACGAACTCGGCGAGATCGCCGTTCGCGTCCGCGTCGAGGAACCATCGCTCGAGGCCTACGTCGATCACGTCGCCCCGCGAACCGAGGACGGGCGGCCGGTCGACTCGTCGTAG
- a CDS encoding ABC transporter permease subunit, protein MSVTAIVRKDFRDGIRSRLLWALMALFLLSMGGFTYVATRGFQGQSGDSGVALFGLLGLSVVLAIVFLVPLTGLVVSIKSIVRERELGSIRILLSLPHTRQEVVVGKFIGRAGLLTVAILAGFVPAAIIMFAQTGELPLFEYVALVFVTVCFGVVFVAIGLSVSAFTSTETRATIGGVGAFFLLYFWQGLFGYVNGRLELFSGDLLLFIQRFDLFAVFLDSLMALLSIQHDIPSNSIVAGGLNQAMNGNPGAVEAASQPFYLQHWFAFVILALWIAVPLAIGYARFEKIDL, encoded by the coding sequence ATGAGCGTCACCGCCATCGTCCGGAAGGATTTCCGGGACGGCATCCGCTCGCGCCTGCTGTGGGCGCTGATGGCACTGTTCTTGCTCTCGATGGGCGGATTCACTTACGTCGCCACCCGCGGGTTCCAGGGACAGTCGGGTGATTCGGGCGTCGCACTGTTCGGGTTGCTCGGACTCTCCGTGGTCCTCGCAATCGTTTTCCTCGTACCGCTGACCGGCCTCGTGGTGAGCATCAAATCGATCGTCCGCGAGCGGGAACTCGGAAGCATCCGCATTCTCCTCTCGCTGCCCCACACCCGACAGGAAGTCGTCGTCGGCAAGTTCATCGGTCGCGCTGGCCTGCTGACGGTTGCGATTCTCGCCGGGTTCGTCCCCGCGGCGATCATCATGTTCGCCCAGACCGGCGAGTTGCCGCTGTTCGAGTACGTCGCGCTCGTGTTCGTGACGGTCTGCTTCGGCGTCGTCTTCGTCGCCATCGGCCTCAGCGTGTCGGCGTTTACCAGCACCGAGACCCGTGCCACCATCGGTGGCGTCGGCGCGTTCTTCCTGCTGTACTTCTGGCAAGGCCTGTTCGGGTACGTCAACGGCCGACTCGAGTTGTTCTCGGGAGATCTGTTGCTCTTCATCCAGCGCTTCGATCTGTTCGCCGTCTTTCTGGACTCGCTAATGGCGCTGCTCTCGATCCAGCACGACATCCCGAGCAACTCGATCGTCGCCGGTGGTCTTAACCAGGCGATGAACGGCAACCCAGGGGCGGTCGAAGCTGCCTCTCAACCGTTCTACCTCCAGCACTGGTTCGCGTTCGTGATCCTCGCGCTCTGGATCGCGGTCCCGCTCGCGATCGGGTACGCCCGGTTCGAAAAGATCGATCTGTAG
- a CDS encoding NADH:flavin oxidoreductase, translating into MARLEDPIEIGGVEIPNRLYRAPVLECAGNGPNAVDALIDDLEPAAESGVGLLCQGATIIRGEGGCAAPGMTRVHDPEFVSHLSRLTDRIHDHGSRIFVQLEHGGLRSMETWHAGYRREHPDLEQLAVSPLPSPLRALGRAGFLAYDPHVLTTEEVYELAADFGRSAAYCVDAGYDGVHLSGANMGIVQQFLSPFYNRRDDEFGGSPENRLAFLQVVHDEIRDRAGDVPLITKVPAETPAPPWPVVRRKLSLQDGVEIARRLERIGYDGVVPVQTSVAWDMSIVRGRYPDRAWGNEALREGYDEAFGGSRRRRLVALGNRLESLVYDFEPAWNEDFCRRVREQVSIPVLAEGGIRERGQMDRLLGAAGETDVESVMNETPACDAVGMARPFYAEPRLGARLLESPSPSPGATDRKPAPETRVLCENCNNCTIPQVTGAPGICRTPSVLGKRGELEREGVYDGQE; encoded by the coding sequence ATGGCACGCCTCGAGGATCCGATCGAGATCGGCGGCGTCGAGATTCCGAACCGCCTCTACCGAGCACCGGTCCTCGAGTGCGCGGGGAACGGACCCAACGCCGTCGACGCACTGATCGATGACCTCGAACCGGCTGCCGAATCCGGCGTCGGATTGCTCTGCCAGGGGGCGACGATCATCCGCGGCGAGGGCGGCTGTGCTGCTCCGGGGATGACCCGCGTCCACGACCCCGAGTTCGTGTCCCATCTCTCGCGGCTCACCGACCGGATCCACGACCACGGGAGCCGGATCTTCGTGCAACTCGAGCACGGGGGCCTCCGGAGCATGGAGACCTGGCACGCCGGCTACCGGCGCGAGCACCCGGACCTCGAGCAACTCGCCGTCTCGCCCCTCCCGTCACCGCTTCGCGCGCTCGGCCGGGCCGGCTTTCTGGCTTACGACCCGCACGTCCTGACGACCGAGGAGGTGTACGAACTGGCCGCCGACTTCGGCCGTTCGGCGGCGTATTGCGTCGACGCCGGATACGACGGCGTCCACCTCTCGGGGGCGAACATGGGCATCGTCCAGCAGTTCCTCTCGCCGTTTTACAACCGCCGGGACGACGAGTTCGGTGGCTCGCCCGAGAACCGACTCGCCTTCCTGCAGGTCGTCCACGACGAGATCCGCGACCGGGCTGGTGACGTCCCGCTGATCACCAAAGTCCCCGCCGAGACACCGGCACCACCCTGGCCGGTCGTCCGCCGGAAGCTCTCCCTCCAGGACGGCGTCGAGATCGCGCGTCGCCTCGAGCGGATCGGGTACGACGGCGTCGTTCCGGTCCAGACCTCCGTGGCCTGGGACATGAGCATCGTCCGCGGGCGGTATCCGGATCGGGCCTGGGGGAACGAGGCGCTTCGCGAGGGGTACGATGAGGCCTTCGGCGGGTCGCGGCGCCGACGTCTCGTCGCGCTGGGCAATCGACTCGAGTCGCTGGTCTACGACTTCGAACCGGCCTGGAACGAGGACTTCTGTCGTCGCGTCCGCGAGCAGGTGTCGATTCCGGTGCTCGCAGAGGGCGGGATTCGAGAGCGTGGGCAGATGGATCGGTTACTGGGTGCGGCTGGCGAAACCGACGTTGAGTCGGTCATGAACGAGACACCTGCCTGCGACGCAGTCGGCATGGCCCGTCCCTTCTACGCCGAACCGCGACTGGGAGCGCGTTTGCTCGAGTCTCCGTCTCCGTCCCCGGGAGCGACCGACCGCAAACCTGCCCCGGAGACGCGCGTCCTCTGTGAAAATTGCAACAACTGTACAATCCCGCAGGTGACGGGTGCGCCGGGAATCTGTCGCACGCCGTCAGTGCTCGGAAAGCGGGGCGAACTCGAGCGAGAGGGCGTCTACGACGGCCAGGAGTGA